One genomic segment of Hordeum vulgare subsp. vulgare chromosome 2H, MorexV3_pseudomolecules_assembly, whole genome shotgun sequence includes these proteins:
- the LOC123429114 gene encoding putative serine/threonine-protein kinase-like protein CCR3, translating to MIVQATITARQNKTECEQLARRVLMIAQLLPHVQEPEAVQPLAGLGDTLRDAHELVMSCQVRSAAYRLVMAGRTAERFREVQSKIDSYLILFPVISHIGITRRLERIYNVLVPDASTTGEPPRPVPQLQEFTEVVAGQEVLLPHGTHEFTLSEIVAATNNFASDTKIGQGASGTVYRGRLHDGQQVAVKCMWTKQLKSHYGVEEEFHTELDILSRLRHKHIIRLLGSYFSKDSPQKKRNGLLTRWRKETEEPEKLIVYEYMENGTLFHHLHPDQSSISPSPVTTSWKMRLDVLLGVSRAIEHLHCHHAHMPIIHRDITTSNILLDAIWVARVSDFGLSATWDMASDETGFDAPYMAATLGYMAPETACSFRVKPVTDVYSLGVVMLEVLTGRKAFEQGNRYYFAEFASRVIKAGNIEEWLDRRPEPEPMPWQLQALKRVARTARHCVKLDIKDRPAISDIVANLEMAYELFCRDESGSVDELPDSPASPRDRSVFSVDYQPDQEPEVLDKGR from the exons ATGATCGTGCAGGCCACGATTACGGCTCGTCAGAACAAGACTGAGTGCGAGCAGCTCGCGCGTCGGGTCCTCATGATCGCGCAGCTGTTGCCGCATGTCCAGGAGCCAGAGGCGGTGCAGCCGCTGGCCGGGCTGGGCGACACGCTCCGGGACGCCCACGAGCTCGTCATGTCTTGCCAGGTGAGGAGCGCAGCGTACCGGCTTGTCATGGCTGGCAGGACGGCCGAAAGGTTCAGGGAGGTCCAGAGCAAGATCGACTCCTACCTCATCCTCTTCCCTGTGATCAGCCACATCGGCATCACACGCCGCCTCGAACGGATCTACAACGTCCTTGTGCCAGACGCCTCCACGACAGGTGAACCGCCGCGTCCAGTTCCACAGCTGCAG GAGTTTACAGAGGTCGTCGCCGGTCAGGAGGTACTACTGCCGCATGGAACTCATGAATTCACACTGTCTGAGATCGTGGCTGCCACCAATAACTTCGCCAGTGACACCAAGATTGGTCAAGGTGCTTCAGGCACGGTGTACAGGGGCAGGCTTCATGATGGGCAACAAGTGGCCGTGAAGTGCATGTGGACAAAACAGCTAAAAAGCCATTACGGAGTAGAAGAGGAATTCCACACAGAGCTCGACATCCTCTCACGGCTCCGGCACAAACACATCATCCGCCTCCTTGGGTCGTATTTTAGCAAGGACAGCccgcaaaagaaaagaaatggtCTGCTAACAAGGTGGAGAAAGGAGACAGAAGAGCCGGAGAAGTTGATCGTCTACGAATACATGGAGAATGGCACGCTCTTCCACCACCTTCACCCTGATCAGTCCTCCATCAGTCCATCGCCGGTGACGACGTCATGGAAGATGCGCCTCGATGTGCTTCTGGGTGTGTCCCGTGCTATTGAGCACCTGCACTGTCACCATGCCCACATGCCGATCATACACCGTGACATCACCACATCTAACATCCTTCTCGACGCAATTTGGGTGGCGCGTGTGTCGGACTTTGGTTTGTCGGCGACCTGGGACATGGCCAGTGATGAGACGGGGTTCGATGCCCCTTACATGGCAGCCACATTGGGGTACATGGCCCCAGAGACCGCCTGCAGTTTTCGTGTGAAGCCGGTGACCGACGTGTACAGCCTGGGAGTGGTGATGCTTGAGGTTCTTACAGGGAGAAAGGCGTTTGAACAAGGGAATCGTTATTATTTTGCGGAGTTTGCGTCCCGCGTCATTAAGGCTGGTAATATCGAGGAGTGGCTGGACAGGCGACCTGAACCGGAGCCAATGCCATGGCAGCTGCAGGCGCTGAAGCGTGTGGCTCGGACTGCACGACATTGCGTCAAGTTGGACATCAAGGACCGGCCAGCCATATCAGACATCGTTGCCAACCTCGAGATGGCATACGAGTTGTTCTGCAGAGACGAGTCGGGTTCCGTTGACGAGTTACCAGACTCACCGGCGTCACCGCGTGACAGGAGTGTGTTCTCAGTAGACTACCAACCCGATCAG GAACCTGAGGTGTTGGATAAAGGGCGTTGA